One window of Agrobacterium tumefaciens genomic DNA carries:
- the trbB gene encoding P-type conjugative transfer ATPase TrbB translates to MTQLRSHSRLVRKLQDALGDQLCVALDDATVVEIMLNPDGKLFIERLGHGVAPAGLLSPAAAEVIIGSVAHALQSEADDEQPIISGELPIGGHRFEGLLPPVVSGPSFTIRRRASRLIPLDDYVKHKIMTAAQVSVLRSAIASRMNIVISGGTGSGKTTLANAVIAEIVANAPDDRIVILEDTAEIQCAAENAVALHTSDTIDMARLLKSTMRLRPDRIIVGEVRDGAALTLLKAWNTGHPGGVTTIHSNTAMSALRRLEQLTAEVSQQPMQEVIGEAVDLIVSIERTGKGRRVREVIHVEGFANARYRTEHYAQIDEDSHVA, encoded by the coding sequence GTGACCCAGCTGCGCTCTCACTCCCGTCTCGTCCGCAAACTCCAGGACGCACTCGGCGACCAGCTCTGCGTCGCGCTCGATGACGCAACGGTCGTCGAGATCATGCTCAACCCCGATGGCAAGCTCTTCATCGAGCGCCTGGGCCATGGCGTGGCCCCTGCAGGTTTGCTCAGCCCGGCCGCGGCAGAAGTGATCATTGGCAGCGTCGCGCACGCACTACAATCAGAAGCCGACGACGAGCAACCGATCATCTCCGGCGAATTGCCGATCGGCGGCCATCGTTTCGAGGGCCTGCTGCCGCCAGTGGTTTCCGGACCGAGTTTCACTATCCGGCGGCGGGCCTCGCGCCTGATCCCGCTCGACGACTATGTGAAGCATAAGATCATGACGGCGGCGCAGGTATCGGTTCTGCGCAGCGCGATCGCTTCTCGCATGAACATTGTGATTTCTGGCGGCACCGGTTCGGGCAAGACGACGCTTGCCAACGCGGTCATTGCCGAAATCGTAGCGAATGCGCCGGACGATCGGATCGTCATTCTCGAAGACACGGCGGAGATCCAATGCGCCGCCGAGAACGCGGTCGCGCTCCACACGAGCGACACGATCGATATGGCCCGGCTTCTCAAGAGCACCATGCGTCTGCGGCCCGACCGGATCATCGTTGGTGAGGTGCGCGACGGGGCGGCCCTCACGCTACTCAAGGCCTGGAACACCGGGCATCCGGGCGGCGTCACCACCATCCACTCGAACACGGCGATGTCGGCGCTTCGCCGGCTCGAACAATTGACCGCGGAGGTGAGCCAGCAGCCCATGCAGGAAGTGATCGGCGAGGCGGTGGACCTGATCGTCTCGATAGAACGAACGGGGAAGGGGAGGCGGGTCCGTGAGGTCATCCATGTCGAGGGTTTCGCAAACGCCCGCTACCGAACCGAGCACTACGCGCAGATCGATGAGGATAGTCATGTCGCATAA
- a CDS encoding conjugal transfer protein TrbD, translated as MAEPGSNLARSRVHRALSRPNLLMGADRELVLLTGLAAVILIFVVLTWYAALFGVAIWLVAVAALRMMAKSDPLMRRVYLRHVSYRSHYRPTSTPWRKF; from the coding sequence ATGGCTGAGCCGGGTTCCAACCTTGCCCGTTCTCGGGTCCACCGGGCGCTGTCGCGCCCGAACCTGCTGATGGGCGCCGACCGCGAGCTGGTATTGCTCACCGGGCTTGCCGCCGTGATCCTGATCTTCGTCGTGCTGACGTGGTACGCCGCATTGTTCGGCGTCGCGATCTGGCTCGTTGCGGTCGCGGCCCTTCGCATGATGGCGAAATCCGACCCGCTGATGCGCCGCGTTTATCTGCGGCATGTCTCCTATCGGTCCCACTATCGGCCGACCTCGACGCCCTGGCGCAAGTTCTGA
- a CDS encoding VirB4 family type IV secretion/conjugal transfer ATPase produces the protein MVALKQFRHSGPSFADLVPYAGLVDNGVILLKEGSLMAGWYFAGPDSESSTDAERNEVSRQINMILSRLGSGWMIQVEALRVPTIDYPAEDACHFPDPVTRAIDAERRSHFERESGHFESRHALILTWRPPEPRRSGLARYVYSDTASRSATYADTALESFRTSIREVEQYLANVVSIRRMVTSETEERGGFRMARYDELFQFIRFCITGENHPVRLPDIPMYLDWLVTAELQHGLTPTVENRFLGVVAIDGLAAESWPGILNSLDLMPLTYRWSSRFVFLDEQEARSRLERTRKKWQQKVRPFFDQLFQTQSRSVDQDAMMMVAETEDAIAQAASQLVAYGYYTPVIVLFDEQQPRLQEKCEAIRRLIQAEGFGARIETLNATDAFLGSLPGVSYANIREPLVNTRNLADLIPLNSIWSGSPVAPCPFYPAGSPPLMQVASGSTPFRLNLHVDDVGHALVFGPTGSGKSTLLSLIAAQFRRYAGAQIFAFDKGRSMLPLTLAIGGDHYEIGGDAAGEGEGASPRLAFCPLAELSTDGDRAWAAEWIETLVALQGVTVTPDYRNAISRQLALMAESRGRSLSDFVSGVQMREIKDALHHYTVDGPMGQLLDAEEDGLALGAFQCFEVEELMNLGERNLVPVLLYMFRRVEKRLTGAPSLIILDEAWLMLGHPTFRDKIREWLKVLRKANCAVVLATQSISDAERSGIIDVLKESCPTKICLPNGAAREPGTREFYERIGFNERQIEIVATAIPKRDYYVVSPEGRRLFDMALGPVALSFVGASGKEDLKRIRALHSEHGAAWPLQWLQQRGIAHADTLFPAD, from the coding sequence ATGGTGGCACTGAAACAGTTCCGACACTCCGGCCCGTCCTTCGCCGACCTGGTTCCCTATGCTGGACTGGTCGACAACGGCGTGATCCTGCTGAAGGAAGGCTCGCTGATGGCTGGCTGGTATTTTGCCGGGCCGGACAGCGAAAGTTCGACCGACGCCGAGCGCAATGAGGTCAGCCGGCAGATCAATATGATCCTCTCCCGGCTGGGCTCGGGCTGGATGATACAGGTCGAAGCGTTGCGCGTCCCGACGATCGACTATCCGGCAGAGGACGCCTGCCATTTCCCCGATCCGGTGACGCGTGCGATTGACGCCGAGCGCAGGTCTCACTTTGAGAGGGAGAGCGGACATTTCGAGAGCCGGCACGCGCTGATCCTAACCTGGCGGCCGCCCGAGCCTCGGCGCTCCGGCCTGGCGCGCTACGTCTATTCCGACACTGCCAGCCGCTCGGCCACCTATGCCGACACGGCGCTCGAGTCTTTCCGGACCTCGATCCGCGAGGTTGAGCAGTACCTTGCTAATGTCGTCTCCATCCGCCGCATGGTGACGAGCGAAACCGAAGAGCGCGGGGGTTTCCGGATGGCCCGCTACGACGAGCTGTTCCAGTTCATCCGCTTCTGCATCACCGGTGAGAACCATCCAGTCCGGCTCCCGGATATCCCGATGTATCTTGACTGGCTGGTCACGGCCGAGCTGCAGCACGGTCTGACCCCGACCGTCGAGAATCGCTTTCTCGGGGTCGTCGCCATTGACGGCTTAGCCGCGGAGAGCTGGCCGGGGATACTGAACAGCCTCGACCTGATGCCGCTCACCTATCGATGGTCGTCGCGCTTTGTCTTTCTCGATGAGCAGGAGGCACGCTCGAGGCTGGAGCGCACCCGCAAGAAGTGGCAGCAGAAGGTCAGGCCGTTTTTCGACCAGCTTTTCCAGACCCAGAGCCGCTCCGTCGACCAGGACGCCATGATGATGGTGGCCGAGACCGAGGATGCAATCGCTCAAGCCGCGTCACAGCTTGTCGCCTATGGCTATTACACGCCGGTCATCGTCCTGTTCGATGAACAGCAACCACGCCTTCAGGAAAAGTGCGAGGCGATCCGTCGCCTGATCCAGGCCGAGGGTTTTGGCGCCCGGATCGAGACGCTTAACGCGACCGACGCTTTCCTCGGCAGCCTGCCCGGCGTCTCCTATGCCAACATCCGCGAGCCACTGGTCAACACCCGTAATCTCGCCGACCTCATCCCGCTGAACTCGATCTGGTCGGGAAGTCCTGTCGCACCTTGCCCGTTCTATCCGGCCGGTTCACCGCCGCTCATGCAGGTCGCCAGCGGCTCGACGCCGTTCCGTCTGAACCTGCATGTCGATGATGTCGGGCATGCGCTGGTCTTTGGCCCGACGGGTTCGGGGAAGTCGACATTGCTTTCGCTGATCGCGGCGCAGTTCCGACGCTATGCGGGGGCGCAGATATTTGCCTTTGACAAGGGGCGGTCGATGCTGCCGTTGACGCTGGCGATCGGTGGCGATCACTACGAGATCGGCGGCGACGCGGCCGGAGAAGGGGAGGGGGCCTCGCCGCGGCTGGCCTTCTGCCCGCTCGCAGAACTCTCGACGGACGGCGATCGCGCCTGGGCGGCCGAGTGGATCGAGACGCTCGTTGCCCTGCAAGGGGTCACTGTCACACCCGACTATCGCAACGCCATCTCCAGGCAACTGGCGCTGATGGCGGAATCGCGCGGCCGCTCGCTCTCGGACTTCGTCTCCGGCGTCCAGATGCGCGAGATCAAGGATGCGCTCCACCATTACACCGTCGACGGCCCGATGGGTCAGCTGCTCGACGCGGAGGAGGACGGACTGGCGCTGGGGGCCTTCCAGTGCTTCGAGGTCGAGGAGCTGATGAACCTGGGCGAGCGCAATCTCGTACCGGTCCTGCTCTATATGTTCCGGCGGGTCGAGAAGCGACTGACAGGTGCTCCAAGCCTGATTATCCTCGATGAAGCCTGGCTGATGCTCGGTCATCCGACCTTTCGCGACAAGATCCGCGAATGGTTGAAGGTCCTGCGAAAAGCCAATTGCGCGGTCGTACTCGCCACGCAGTCGATCTCGGACGCGGAGCGCTCCGGCATCATCGACGTCCTGAAGGAGAGCTGCCCGACCAAAATTTGCCTGCCGAACGGGGCGGCCCGAGAGCCGGGCACGAGGGAATTCTACGAGCGCATCGGCTTCAACGAGCGCCAGATCGAGATCGTCGCGACCGCCATTCCGAAGCGAGATTATTACGTCGTCTCTCCGGAGGGCCGTCGTCTCTTCGACATGGCGCTAGGACCAGTAGCGCTCTCCTTCGTCGGAGCGTCCGGCAAGGAAGATCTGAAGCGCATCCGCGCGCTTCATTCAGAACACGGGGCCGCATGGCCTCTTCAATGGCTCCAGCAAAGGGGGATCGCCCATGCCGATACACTCTTCCCGGCCGACTAG
- the trbJ gene encoding P-type conjugative transfer protein TrbJ produces the protein MPIHSSRPTRLARHAMIAAILLSSTSPMPAVAGGVTGQATEWTQLANNTELISLVGESAEQVNNQITQISQLAEQIQNQLKIYQNMLQNTAQLPNHIWGQVEGDLQSLQSVVNQGQGVAFSMGNIDDVLKQRFQSFSEMKSNLPDGASFSSTYQSWSDTNRDTIAGTLKAANLTAEQFSSEESTMSSLRSMSESSDGQMKALQVGHQIAAQQVAQMQKLRGLVSQQMTMMGTWFQSEQAQKDLAQARREQFFGGTEQDIRGGQTMEPRW, from the coding sequence ATGCCGATACACTCTTCCCGGCCGACTAGACTAGCCCGCCACGCGATGATTGCGGCCATCCTTCTCTCAAGTACCTCACCGATGCCAGCTGTGGCGGGCGGCGTGACCGGTCAGGCGACCGAATGGACGCAGCTCGCCAACAACACCGAACTCATCTCACTGGTCGGCGAATCGGCGGAGCAGGTCAACAACCAGATCACCCAGATCTCACAGCTGGCCGAGCAGATCCAGAACCAGCTCAAGATCTACCAGAACATGCTGCAGAATACCGCGCAGCTTCCGAACCATATCTGGGGCCAGGTCGAAGGCGACCTGCAGAGCCTGCAAAGCGTCGTTAACCAGGGGCAGGGCGTCGCCTTTTCGATGGGCAATATCGACGATGTGTTGAAGCAGCGTTTCCAGAGTTTTTCCGAGATGAAAAGCAACCTGCCTGACGGCGCGAGCTTTTCCTCGACCTACCAGAGCTGGTCCGACACCAACCGCGATACGATCGCCGGGACGCTCAAGGCCGCGAACCTGACAGCCGAACAATTCTCCAGCGAGGAAAGCACCATGTCGTCGTTGCGCTCCATGTCGGAATCATCCGACGGCCAGATGAAGGCGCTGCAGGTCGGGCATCAGATCGCCGCACAGCAGGTGGCGCAGATGCAAAAGCTTCGCGGTCTCGTTTCCCAGCAGATGACCATGATGGGCACATGGTTCCAGTCCGAGCAGGCGCAAAAGGATCTGGCGCAGGCGCGTCGTGAACAGTTCTTCGGCGGCACAGAGCAGGATATCCGCGGAGGACAGACGATGGAGCCTCGGTGGTGA
- a CDS encoding conjugal transfer protein TrbC: protein MSHKIRIAIALAAFAAVSFIGLADPAFASSGGSLPWESPLQQIQQSITGPVAGFIALAAVAIAGGMLIFGGELNDFARRLCYVALVGGVLLGATQIVALFGATGASIGEIEARTGPGIIEPVMLRAQGEGAHG from the coding sequence ATGTCGCATAAGATCAGGATTGCCATCGCGCTTGCGGCATTCGCCGCCGTCTCTTTCATCGGTTTGGCGGATCCGGCCTTCGCCTCTTCAGGCGGCAGTCTGCCGTGGGAATCCCCGCTTCAGCAAATCCAGCAATCGATCACCGGGCCGGTTGCCGGCTTCATCGCACTCGCCGCAGTCGCGATCGCCGGCGGCATGCTGATCTTCGGGGGCGAGTTGAATGATTTCGCAAGGCGGCTTTGCTACGTCGCCCTCGTTGGCGGCGTTCTGCTCGGTGCGACACAGATCGTCGCCCTGTTCGGCGCAACTGGCGCTTCGATTGGCGAGATAGAGGCTCGAACCGGGCCTGGGATCATCGAACCGGTAATGCTTCGCGCGCAAGGGGAGGGGGCCCATGGCTGA
- the trbK gene encoding entry exclusion protein TrbK, whose amino-acid sequence MSPRLIIILVGAGIVAAGGAVSWKLIQPEPTSISGSGAAATGPASDEEKRQHREQFLSGDTTRDIRGGQEMKPRW is encoded by the coding sequence GTGAGCCCGCGCCTGATCATTATCCTCGTGGGCGCAGGGATCGTCGCTGCGGGTGGCGCTGTCAGCTGGAAGCTGATCCAGCCCGAGCCGACCTCGATATCCGGTTCAGGTGCGGCCGCAACCGGTCCCGCCTCCGATGAAGAAAAGCGCCAACATCGCGAGCAGTTCCTCAGTGGTGATACCACCCGCGACATCCGCGGCGGGCAGGAGATGAAGCCACGATGGTAA